From the genome of Agromyces badenianii:
CCGCGGCCGCCGCCCACCAGATGAGCGGGTTGCCCACCTCGATGATCGACGACCAGCAGGTGTCGGCGCCGCACCCGCCCGAGCCGTCGTCGCTCGCGGAGTAGTACATGTTCGTCGGGCGGATCATGAAGAGCCAGGTGAGCGGATTCGACTGCCACGGGTGGGGGTTGGCGACGCCCACGTGATAGCCGTAGGCCGCCTCGTGGTAGTGCCAGAGGTTCTGCAGGGCCAGCGGGATCCACGAGAACAGGCCGGTCGCGGCGTTGCCGGCCTCCTCGGCCCAGTGCCGGTAGTACCCGCCGTCGGTCACGAGCCAGCCCGTCCATGAGGCGAGGTAGACGACGGCGGCGACGGGCACGAGCAGCACGAAGGTGACCGGCCCCTGTTTCAGGAGCGCCGCGGTGAGCCAGAACGGCACGCCGGCGCGGCGACGGGCGACCGCATCGACGACGACGAGGTAGATGCCGAACGCGGCGAGGAACCAGAGTCCCGACCACTTCACCGCGCAGGCGGCGCCGAACGCGACACCGGCGGCGGCGACCCAGGGGCGCGCCCAGAGCGCCGGGCCGTAGTGCGGCTCGCGGCCCGCGGCGCGCGCCTCGCCGATCGCCGAGTCGAGCATTCGCCGCGTTCGCTCGCGATCGAGCAGCACGAACCAGAACCCGAGGAGGGCGAAGAGCATGAGCCAGTTGTCGAGCAGGGCGACGCGGGACATCACGATCGCGTTGCCGTCGACGGCGAACAGCAGGCCGGCGATGACCGCGAGGATCGTCGAGGCGAAGAGCCGGCGTGCGACGAGGGTCATCAGGAAGACCGCGATCGTGCCGGCGAGCGCCGTGGACGCGCGCCACCAGAACGCGTCGCCGGCGCCGAAGGCGGCCATGCCCAGCGAGATCATCCACTTGCCGAGCGGCGGGTGCACG
Proteins encoded in this window:
- a CDS encoding dolichyl-phosphate-mannose--protein mannosyltransferase, which translates into the protein MGVEPGAAETREEHADGASARDERTDAPSDERTHAPVEERRGTRLDDRWARVLSTPRRRALWYWGGPIIVTLIAAVLRFWNLGHPSTIVFDETYYVKDAWTLLQNGYESSWPEGADADFAEGDTGIYQDSPAYVVHPPLGKWMISLGMAAFGAGDAFWWRASTALAGTIAVFLMTLVARRLFASTILAVIAGLLFAVDGNAIVMSRVALLDNWLMLFALLGFWFVLLDRERTRRMLDSAIGEARAAGREPHYGPALWARPWVAAAGVAFGAACAVKWSGLWFLAAFGIYLVVVDAVARRRAGVPFWLTAALLKQGPVTFVLLVPVAAVVYLASWTGWLVTDGGYYRHWAEEAGNAATGLFSWIPLALQNLWHYHEAAYGYHVGVANPHPWQSNPLTWLFMIRPTNMYYSASDDGSGGCGADTCWSSIIEVGNPLIWWAAAAASIYLVYRLVRYREWQVGAILMGLAAGYLPWLMYLNRTVFQFYSIAFEPFTVLALVFVVGLVLGRRDDPTWRRERGIAVVAIFLGFVLLVSAFFFPIWSGVPVTPTFRQLHFWLPSWG